The following coding sequences lie in one Panicum virgatum strain AP13 chromosome 6N, P.virgatum_v5, whole genome shotgun sequence genomic window:
- the LOC120678118 gene encoding metalloendopeptidase OMA1, mitochondrial-like, translating into MGFFKDLLSRYLLRMPAPSLQPARRDSTSEAFPCCCAAAAASADTPASYAGAEDEEEEEWEEWDRMLLLPPNHPHTIRVQRIASHLIAAACDDTNYGPRRLSARIRRPFYGIHWTVFVADAEGYVNGSSTATGDIVVSTGLLWWLRQDEAVAAVLGHEVGHVIARHVEKTKRNWFLAGLLANFAGELLLPLDDAAPGDGAAARSAWRSLLMRPCYRSQEYEADRLGLLLLAAAGYDPRAGPAMYRKLGEICGDAAPDDVRATHPPCAKRAERLSEAMVMNRALELHREKAALSGKGTAA; encoded by the coding sequence ATGGGTTTTTTCAAGGACTTGTTGTCACGCTATCTCCTCCGCATGCCGGCGCCTTCTCTGCAACCTGCTCGCCGGGACAGCACCAGCGAAGCGTTTCCATGCTGCTGTGCTGCCGCAGCGGCCAGCGCCGACACCCCAGCCTCGTATGCCGGcgccgaggacgaggaggaggaggagtgggaGGAGTGGGATCGCATGCTGCTGCTCCCCCCGAACCACCCCCATACCATCCGGGTGCAGCGCATCGCCTCCCACCTCATCGCCGCCGCGTGCGACGACACGAACTACGGGCCGCGGAGGCTCTCGGCGAGGATCCGGCGCCCCTTCTACGGTATCCACTGGACCGTCTTCGTGGCCGACGCGGAGGGGTACGTCAACGGGTCCAGCACCGCGACAGGCGACATCGTGGTCTCCACGGGGCTCCTCTGGTGGCTGCGCCAGGACGAAGCCGTCGCCGCGGTGCTCGGGCATGAGGTCGGGCACGTGATCGCGAGGCACGTCGAGAAGACGAAGAGGAACTGGTTCCTGGCGGGCCTCCTCGCCAACTTCGCCGGGGAGCTGCTGTTGCCGCTCGACGACGCGGCGCCGggcgacggggcggcggcgcggagcgcgtGGCGGTCCCTCCTCATGCGGCCGTGCTACCGCAGCCAGGAGTACGAGGCGGATCGCCTGGggctcctcctgctcgccgccgcggggtaCGACCCGCGCGCGGGCCCGGCGATGTACAGGAAGCTCGGAGAGATATGCGGGGACGCGGCGCCGGACGACGTGCGAGCGACGCATCCCCCATGCGCAAAGAGAGCCGAGCGCCTGTCGGAGGCCATGGTCATGAACCGGGCGCTGGAGCTGCACAGAGAAAAGGCAGCTCTGTCCGGCAAGGGCACCGCAGCTTGA